One Chloroflexota bacterium genomic region harbors:
- a CDS encoding dihydrodipicolinate synthase family protein — protein sequence MLMPWSFGHPPLIVAAATPLTDGGTTLDEGAIGPMVAFLEGHGADGVFCCGTTGEGMLLSMDERRQAAVAFRAVVRGKLLVHAGAQTTADTTALAAHAASIGADGAAVIPPPYFPLDPEALTEHLVAAAAACAPLPFFIYVFTRRSGYPLPTEVIRRVGRRADNLVGLKVSESPFADVAPYLELGLPVLVGSEPLIVQALAAGAVGAVSGLAAAFPDVVREVLDDPTPFGAGRLDALRGTMEAQPFIASVKHVLGRRGVPVRPDVRPPLRPLTGEQIARVDVALTQVEPSAVGV from the coding sequence ATGCTGATGCCGTGGTCGTTCGGCCACCCTCCGTTGATCGTCGCCGCCGCCACTCCGCTGACTGACGGCGGAACCACCCTGGACGAGGGAGCCATTGGACCGATGGTGGCCTTCCTGGAAGGCCACGGGGCGGATGGGGTGTTCTGCTGCGGGACCACCGGGGAGGGGATGCTCCTGTCGATGGACGAGCGGCGTCAGGCCGCGGTTGCGTTCCGTGCTGTGGTGCGGGGCAAGCTGCTGGTCCACGCGGGCGCGCAGACCACGGCCGACACCACGGCCCTGGCCGCCCATGCCGCCTCGATTGGGGCTGACGGCGCGGCGGTCATCCCGCCGCCTTACTTCCCACTCGATCCAGAGGCGCTGACGGAGCACCTCGTCGCGGCGGCGGCCGCGTGCGCCCCGCTCCCCTTCTTCATCTACGTCTTCACCCGGCGCAGCGGATACCCGCTGCCCACGGAGGTCATCCGCCGCGTCGGGAGGCGAGCCGACAACCTGGTCGGGCTGAAGGTGTCGGAGTCACCGTTCGCTGATGTCGCGCCGTACCTGGAGCTGGGCCTCCCCGTGCTCGTCGGCTCCGAGCCATTGATCGTCCAGGCCCTTGCGGCCGGGGCGGTGGGTGCGGTAAGCGGGCTCGCTGCCGCCTTTCCTGACGTGGTGCGCGAGGTGCTCGACGACCCGACTCCCTTCGGCGCTGGCCGCCTGGATGCCCTGCGCGGCACGATGGAGGCGCAGCCGTTCATCGCGTCCGTGAAGCACGTACTCGGCCGACGGGGAGTGCCGGTCCGACCCGATGTCCGGCCGCCACTTCGCCCGTTGACCGGCGAGCAAATCGCGCGGGTGGATGTGGCCCTGACCCAGGTCGAGCCGTCAGCCGTCGGGGTCTAG
- a CDS encoding adenosine deaminase — translation MSLDLATIRSAPKALLHDHLDGGLRPRTVVELAAETGYRDLPTTDPDALATWFRRGADGTSLEHYLEGFVHTVGVMQTPEALERVAAECIEDLAADGVVYAEVRFAPEQHLQNGLSLDEVVTAVLAGFRRGAEGRPITTGLLISAMRQAARSVEIAELAVRHRNHGVLGFDMAGPEAGYPPTRYLDAFQLIAHENFHFTLHAGEAFGLPSIWEALQWCGAERLGHAVRLVDDITVHPDGRVSLGRLAAYVRDTRVPLEMCPSSNVHTGAVRSIAEHPFDLLRRLRFRVTVNTDNRLMSGITLTDEFANLVRAFGIGLDDMEWLTLNAIKSAFLPFDGRIRVINEQIKPGYARLRAAAAAAEIATG, via the coding sequence GTGAGCCTCGACCTGGCGACCATCCGCTCTGCGCCCAAGGCCCTGCTCCACGACCACCTGGATGGTGGCCTCCGGCCGCGGACCGTGGTCGAGCTGGCGGCCGAGACGGGGTACCGCGACCTGCCAACCACCGACCCCGACGCGCTGGCGACCTGGTTCCGCCGCGGAGCGGACGGCACCAGCCTCGAACACTACCTGGAGGGGTTCGTTCACACCGTCGGCGTCATGCAGACGCCCGAGGCATTGGAACGAGTAGCGGCCGAGTGCATCGAAGACCTGGCGGCCGATGGCGTGGTGTACGCCGAGGTCCGCTTCGCGCCGGAGCAGCACCTCCAGAACGGCCTGAGCCTGGACGAGGTGGTAACCGCGGTCCTGGCGGGATTCCGGAGAGGGGCCGAGGGACGCCCCATCACCACGGGCCTTCTGATCAGTGCCATGCGCCAAGCGGCACGCTCGGTGGAAATCGCCGAGCTGGCGGTCCGTCACCGCAACCACGGCGTGCTGGGCTTCGACATGGCCGGCCCGGAGGCAGGCTATCCACCCACCCGCTACCTGGATGCGTTCCAGCTCATCGCCCACGAGAACTTCCACTTCACCCTGCACGCCGGGGAGGCCTTTGGCCTGCCCTCGATCTGGGAGGCGCTCCAGTGGTGCGGGGCCGAGCGCCTGGGGCATGCCGTCCGTCTCGTGGACGACATCACGGTCCATCCGGATGGGCGCGTCTCACTGGGCCGGCTGGCGGCCTATGTCCGCGACACCCGGGTGCCACTCGAGATGTGCCCGTCGTCGAACGTCCACACCGGCGCGGTGCGGTCCATCGCCGAGCATCCGTTCGACCTGCTGCGGCGTCTCCGCTTCCGGGTGACCGTGAACACCGACAACCGCCTCATGAGCGGCATCACCCTGACCGACGAGTTCGCGAACCTGGTCCGGGCGTTTGGAATCGGCCTGGACGACATGGAGTGGCTGACCCTGAACGCGATCAAGAGCGCGTTTCTGCCCTTCGATGGCCGGATCCGGGTCATCAACGAGCAGATCAAACCGGGTTACGCCCGGTTGCGGGCGGCCGCAGCGGCCGCCGAGATCGCGACGGGCTAG
- a CDS encoding 2-oxoacid:acceptor oxidoreductase family protein: MATRIALDGVGGQGVRLIAGVLGTLLARMGKQVTVLFDYDSSVRGSMSDAFVTFSDTPIDNPVVEEADILLRLADRGHLRISGRKVVTDLGLGLPGDEQIPFASLGSEHFGKELFGNMIALGRLLRLAGIEYDEEAIRSSLPRRYQDENVAAIRFGFDLTDAEIARLAAAAPPSRFEMNEAATTP, from the coding sequence ATGGCGACCCGTATCGCGCTCGACGGGGTTGGTGGCCAGGGAGTCCGACTCATCGCCGGGGTGCTGGGCACGCTGTTGGCCCGGATGGGCAAGCAGGTGACGGTCCTGTTCGACTACGACTCCTCGGTTCGCGGCTCCATGTCCGACGCGTTCGTCACGTTCAGCGACACGCCCATCGACAACCCGGTGGTCGAGGAGGCCGACATCCTGCTCCGTCTGGCCGACCGCGGGCACCTGCGGATCAGCGGCCGCAAGGTGGTCACCGACCTGGGCCTGGGGCTGCCCGGCGACGAGCAGATCCCGTTCGCCTCCCTGGGGTCCGAGCACTTCGGCAAGGAGTTGTTCGGGAACATGATCGCGCTCGGCCGGCTTCTCCGTCTGGCGGGCATCGAGTACGACGAGGAGGCGATTCGCAGCTCGTTACCGCGGCGTTACCAGGACGAAAACGTGGCGGCCATTCGCTTTGGGTTCGACCTAACCGATGCCGAGATTGCACGCCTGGCGGCCGCCGCGCCGCCGTCGCGGTTCGAGATGAACGAGGCCGCCACGACCCCGTGA
- a CDS encoding thiamine pyrophosphate-dependent enzyme → MPEAAFAELGFKSKLKMDLFPTIWCPGCGIGTIMIELAMVLDELGLDHTNTVLVTGIGCTGRMGSYMKYESVYTLHGRTLPVAEAIKTVRPELNVIVVAGDGDTASIGGNHLIHAIRRNARITVLCNNNEIYGLTGGQTGPTTPTGTKTLSSPGGNPNTPINLQGIVRSSPHALYARTTVYHQPQMRTAIREAISHDGFAFVDITSQCIENNGRRIGFANANDMLTFYRKTYKRAPKGADRLGPFELGIVYPEGHAERTNGAQADGAAKPDAAAPASLAGADDAVAPTSAPMEASAPAEGPTKADRPTVSDDEKARKRAEAQKKLALMQRLDPEVKLRVAKGELTLADALREAGIDPAELEA, encoded by the coding sequence ATGCCCGAGGCCGCCTTCGCCGAGCTCGGCTTCAAGTCCAAGCTCAAGATGGACCTGTTCCCGACCATCTGGTGCCCCGGCTGCGGCATCGGCACGATCATGATCGAGCTGGCCATGGTCCTCGACGAGCTGGGACTGGACCACACTAATACCGTGCTCGTGACCGGCATCGGCTGCACCGGGCGGATGGGCAGCTACATGAAGTACGAGTCGGTCTACACCCTCCACGGCCGGACCCTGCCGGTGGCGGAGGCCATCAAGACCGTGCGCCCGGAGCTGAACGTGATCGTGGTGGCGGGCGACGGCGACACGGCCAGTATCGGCGGCAACCACCTGATCCACGCCATCCGGCGCAACGCGCGGATCACGGTCCTGTGTAACAACAACGAGATCTACGGCTTGACCGGTGGCCAGACCGGGCCCACCACGCCGACCGGGACGAAGACCCTGTCCTCCCCGGGCGGCAACCCGAACACGCCCATCAACCTGCAGGGGATCGTGCGCAGCTCCCCGCACGCGTTGTACGCGCGGACCACGGTCTACCACCAGCCCCAGATGCGGACCGCCATCCGCGAGGCGATCAGCCACGACGGGTTCGCGTTCGTGGACATCACTTCGCAGTGCATCGAAAACAACGGGCGACGGATCGGGTTCGCCAACGCAAACGACATGCTCACCTTCTACCGCAAGACCTACAAGCGAGCGCCCAAGGGTGCGGACCGATTGGGACCGTTCGAGCTGGGCATCGTGTACCCCGAAGGCCATGCCGAACGAACCAACGGGGCCCAGGCTGATGGCGCCGCCAAGCCCGATGCCGCCGCGCCGGCCAGCCTCGCTGGCGCAGACGATGCGGTCGCTCCTACATCCGCACCGATGGAGGCTTCCGCGCCGGCGGAGGGTCCGACTAAAGCCGATCGCCCAACGGTTTCCGATGACGAGAAGGCGCGCAAGCGCGCCGAAGCCCAGAAGAAGCTGGCCCTCATGCAGCGCCTCGACCCGGAGGTGAAGCTGCGGGTCGCGAAGGGCGAGCTGACGCTGGCGGACGCCCTCCGCGAGGCCGGGATCGACCCGGCCGAGCTCGAGGCGTAG
- a CDS encoding 2-oxoacid:acceptor oxidoreductase subunit alpha has protein sequence MRRLVQGNEAVFRGAIAAGASYYAGYPISPSTEILNVASGWAAEHPEFGFLQAEDEIASANAVIGASLAGAKSFTATSGPGFSLMQEAIGYAQKVGVPCVFVDVQRVGPATGMPTMPGQGDILQVRYGSSGDYTPIALYPNSVTEAFTLAVAAFNAAEESRSPVVLLSDTFVAHLNEVVDLDELEASVTVAPRELVPLARNGEADPRFFAGVLMYEHGPNAGEPATADADEYLRQFYAAKQRHLAVANRYALYQHGWNTDAKTLVICYGIVSRVAAPLAPDYALFRPIRIHPMLTDELRAVADGYESIVAIEANDGQYADMAELALRREVKRVPLLGGRISLEAVNAGLERVLGDGPDEPPIPPAPSDRVARAPLGIG, from the coding sequence ATGCGCCGCCTGGTCCAGGGCAATGAGGCGGTCTTCCGGGGCGCCATCGCGGCGGGGGCCTCGTACTACGCCGGCTACCCCATCAGCCCCTCGACCGAGATCCTGAACGTGGCTTCGGGCTGGGCGGCCGAGCACCCCGAGTTCGGCTTCCTGCAGGCCGAGGATGAGATCGCGAGCGCCAACGCCGTGATCGGCGCCAGCTTGGCCGGGGCCAAATCCTTCACCGCCACCAGCGGCCCGGGCTTCAGCCTGATGCAGGAAGCAATCGGCTACGCGCAGAAGGTAGGCGTGCCGTGCGTATTCGTGGACGTCCAGCGGGTTGGGCCGGCGACTGGAATGCCGACCATGCCCGGCCAGGGCGACATCCTCCAGGTTCGGTACGGGAGCAGCGGAGACTACACCCCCATCGCGCTGTATCCGAACTCCGTCACGGAGGCCTTCACGCTGGCGGTGGCGGCGTTCAACGCGGCCGAGGAATCGCGCTCCCCGGTGGTCCTCCTGTCCGACACGTTCGTAGCCCACCTGAACGAGGTCGTGGACCTGGACGAGCTGGAGGCGAGCGTGACTGTCGCCCCTCGCGAGCTTGTGCCCCTGGCCCGCAACGGCGAGGCCGACCCGCGCTTCTTCGCCGGGGTCCTGATGTACGAGCACGGCCCCAACGCCGGCGAGCCGGCCACCGCGGACGCGGACGAGTACCTGCGCCAGTTCTACGCCGCCAAGCAACGGCACCTGGCGGTCGCGAACCGATACGCCCTGTACCAGCACGGCTGGAACACCGACGCCAAGACCCTGGTCATCTGCTACGGGATCGTGTCCCGTGTCGCCGCGCCACTGGCCCCCGACTACGCCCTGTTCCGCCCCATCCGGATCCACCCCATGCTCACCGATGAGCTGCGGGCGGTCGCGGACGGGTACGAAAGCATCGTGGCCATTGAGGCCAACGATGGGCAGTACGCGGACATGGCCGAGCTCGCCCTCCGTCGTGAGGTCAAGCGCGTCCCGCTGCTCGGCGGCCGGATCAGCCTGGAGGCCGTCAATGCCGGACTGGAGCGAGTCCTGGGCGACGGACCCGACGAGCCGCCCATCCCACCGGCCCCCTCTGATCGCGTTGCGCGCGCTCCGCTGGGGATCGGCTGA
- a CDS encoding 4Fe-4S binding protein, producing MSKERVDTALDFGTGTSTNHHDGVRWIDYQNITWNPVFCKRCDICVDICPKGTLVLRDDAILELENCILCGLCERYCPDLAIEMIPAAIAAYAAKGGQEGESHQAAGAETEA from the coding sequence ATGAGCAAAGAACGGGTGGACACCGCCCTCGATTTCGGCACCGGGACCTCGACCAACCACCACGACGGCGTGCGCTGGATCGACTACCAGAACATCACCTGGAACCCGGTCTTCTGCAAGCGCTGCGACATCTGCGTCGACATCTGCCCCAAGGGCACGCTCGTGCTGCGCGACGACGCCATCCTCGAGCTGGAGAACTGCATCCTGTGCGGCCTGTGCGAGCGCTACTGCCCCGACCTGGCGATCGAGATGATCCCCGCCGCCATCGCGGCCTACGCGGCGAAGGGGGGCCAGGAAGGCGAGAGCCACCAGGCGGCCGGCGCGGAGACCGAGGCCTAG
- a CDS encoding CapA family protein, with amino-acid sequence MAESLSNARHAERYVKAPPAGRTTRTAGRSLAISLLLLAGCSGLFPSPTPSPTQRPSPTATPIPSPIPSPTPEALAEFPLPVVTGQTGFRVQITAAEVSAHLALGTILVPCEVTVVIGSVVSPAESAACLDGLKIPAALAEDPQTLALLPPGLVSPATKVLRIGPADPFGGPRARRHYYPVRGSAIGLPESWTDYDRDEIRTLMSLGDSCPDRGVAYQAITLGRGWPWVFDGGHAIYRRIYPNPVAPGSVGYGFNVVDAVPAGDTGGVARLVRDADVTVDDFECPVVDNWQVNGGSVFSIDPAVLPHLRDDFGVDVATLAANHVLDQGVAGLLETIAKFYAAGIPITGIGADLNAALEPALVEVGNMTFAFVGFNEVPGASPAGADQPGVAWINQANAEEAVRRAREAGATLVFCMPQWGLPEYRSGWTALQIQHQAMFYAAGCDHILGSGTHWAGPIGFSRTDDGALHYAIGSHGNFLFGQDWSQETQEGVIVEFAFRGTEVAQVRLYPYIILDQAQPALTDPLTDGAHVLRRVYDSSGWTY; translated from the coding sequence ATGGCGGAGTCGCTATCCAACGCGAGGCATGCCGAGCGGTACGTCAAAGCACCGCCGGCCGGCCGTACGACACGTACGGCCGGCCGCTCCCTTGCCATCTCGCTGCTGCTGCTCGCCGGCTGCTCGGGCCTCTTCCCAAGCCCAACCCCCTCCCCGACGCAAAGGCCGTCGCCCACCGCCACGCCGATTCCCTCCCCCATTCCGAGCCCAACCCCGGAGGCCCTGGCGGAGTTTCCGCTCCCGGTGGTCACGGGCCAGACCGGCTTCCGGGTACAGATCACCGCCGCCGAGGTGAGCGCGCACCTGGCCCTGGGAACGATCCTCGTCCCGTGCGAGGTGACCGTTGTGATCGGCTCCGTGGTCAGCCCCGCGGAAAGCGCCGCGTGCCTCGATGGCCTCAAGATTCCGGCCGCCCTGGCAGAGGACCCGCAAACGCTGGCACTCCTGCCACCCGGCCTGGTCAGTCCGGCCACCAAGGTCCTTCGCATCGGCCCGGCTGACCCGTTCGGCGGACCGCGGGCGCGCCGCCACTACTACCCGGTGCGCGGCAGCGCGATCGGCCTACCCGAATCCTGGACCGACTATGACCGAGACGAGATCCGAACCCTCATGTCGCTCGGGGACTCGTGCCCCGACCGGGGAGTTGCCTACCAGGCCATCACCCTCGGCCGCGGCTGGCCGTGGGTCTTCGATGGTGGCCACGCCATCTACCGGCGCATCTATCCGAACCCGGTGGCACCAGGCAGCGTGGGCTACGGATTCAACGTCGTGGATGCGGTGCCCGCCGGGGATACCGGCGGTGTCGCCCGCCTGGTGCGGGACGCCGACGTCACGGTCGACGACTTCGAATGCCCCGTCGTCGACAACTGGCAGGTGAATGGCGGCAGCGTGTTCTCGATCGATCCGGCGGTGCTACCCCACCTCCGCGACGACTTCGGCGTCGACGTGGCCACCCTGGCCGCCAACCACGTGTTGGACCAGGGCGTGGCGGGCCTCCTGGAGACGATCGCCAAGTTCTACGCCGCCGGCATTCCGATCACCGGCATCGGTGCCGATCTGAACGCCGCGCTGGAGCCGGCGCTGGTTGAGGTCGGGAACATGACGTTCGCCTTCGTCGGCTTCAACGAGGTCCCAGGCGCCAGCCCGGCCGGGGCAGACCAACCGGGCGTGGCCTGGATCAACCAGGCGAACGCGGAAGAGGCCGTGCGGCGTGCGCGCGAAGCCGGAGCGACCCTTGTGTTCTGCATGCCGCAATGGGGCCTGCCCGAGTATCGGTCGGGATGGACTGCCCTTCAGATCCAGCACCAGGCCATGTTCTATGCCGCGGGATGTGATCATATCCTGGGCTCCGGCACGCATTGGGCAGGACCGATTGGGTTCAGCCGAACCGATGACGGCGCGCTGCACTACGCAATTGGCAGCCACGGCAACTTCCTGTTCGGCCAGGACTGGAGCCAAGAGACGCAGGAGGGGGTCATCGTGGAGTTCGCGTTCCGGGGAACCGAGGTGGCCCAGGTCCGCCTGTATCCCTACATCATCTTGGACCAGGCCCAGCCGGCGCTGACCGATCCGCTGACCGACGGAGCTCATGTCCTCCGGCGGGTCTACGACAGCTCGGGCTGGACCTACTAG